From the genome of Pseudosulfitobacter sp. DSM 107133, one region includes:
- a CDS encoding IclR family transcriptional regulator has protein sequence MTEETIHAWKGVYPAAPEAPDAEERDPLFVRAAARTMQVLSAFHGAEGPLSLTDMSKAAGLDRSTTQRIIHTLRKLGYIQRDDRDTGYVPGIRLYDHIFDTMRLNGLIQRAIPVLLQLRDTVGERVDLSLIDDTRLVYATRFQPKRDTLYAMMLGHSVPIYCTSAGWAVLAQLDEAGARDILERSERVKYTEHTLIDPDAIIEKTRKLKQQGYAVAIEQLMPGEIAIGAAITNPQGKAIGAVTITAMLSDWSEADFVRTMRPALVQAVNMLGRG, from the coding sequence GACCGAAGAGACGATCCATGCCTGGAAAGGTGTCTATCCCGCCGCCCCCGAAGCGCCCGATGCCGAGGAACGCGACCCGCTGTTCGTGCGTGCCGCCGCGCGCACCATGCAGGTTCTGTCGGCCTTCCACGGCGCCGAAGGCCCGCTCAGCCTGACCGATATGTCCAAGGCCGCAGGGCTGGATCGCAGCACCACCCAGCGCATCATTCATACCCTGCGCAAGCTGGGATATATCCAGCGCGACGACCGCGACACCGGCTATGTGCCGGGCATCCGCCTGTATGACCACATCTTTGACACCATGCGCCTGAACGGCCTGATCCAGCGCGCCATTCCGGTGTTGTTGCAGCTGCGCGATACGGTGGGCGAACGGGTCGACCTGTCGCTGATCGACGACACGCGGCTGGTCTATGCGACCCGCTTCCAGCCCAAGCGCGACACGCTTTATGCCATGATGCTGGGCCACAGCGTGCCGATCTATTGCACCTCGGCGGGCTGGGCGGTGCTGGCGCAACTGGACGAGGCAGGCGCGCGCGACATTCTGGAGCGGTCGGAACGGGTGAAATACACCGAACACACGCTGATCGACCCCGATGCCATTATCGAGAAAACCCGGAAGCTGAAGCAGCAGGGCTATGCGGTGGCCATCGAACAATTGATGCCCGGCGAGATTGCCATCGGTGCGGCCATCACCAACCCGCAGGGCAAGGCGATTGGCGCGGTGACGATCACGGCGATGCTGTCGGACTGGTCCGAAGCGGACTTTGTACGCACCATGCGCCCCGCGCTGGTGCAGGCGGTGAACATGCTGGGGCGCGGGTAG
- the uraH gene encoding hydroxyisourate hydrolase → MSGYLTTHVLDTARGCPAAGLRIDLFRVQGAVRTHLKTLETNADGRTDEQILPAEQFASGTYELVFHAGDYLDACGTPPETPRFLDVIPLRFGMSQAMHYHVPLLLSPFGYSTYRGS, encoded by the coding sequence ATGAGCGGATATTTGACAACACATGTGCTGGACACGGCACGCGGCTGCCCGGCGGCGGGGCTGCGCATTGATCTGTTTCGCGTTCAGGGCGCGGTCCGCACCCATCTGAAAACGCTTGAGACAAACGCGGACGGGCGCACAGATGAACAGATATTACCCGCTGAACAGTTCGCATCCGGCACTTACGAGCTGGTGTTTCACGCTGGCGATTATCTGGATGCCTGCGGCACCCCGCCGGAAACGCCGCGCTTTCTGGACGTGATCCCCCTGCGGTTCGGGATGTCGCAGGCGATGCATTATCATGTGCCGCTGCTGCTGTCGCCGTTCGGGTATTCGACCTATCGGGGAAGCTGA